One Longimicrobium sp. genomic region harbors:
- the lolA gene encoding outer membrane lipoprotein chaperone LolA, producing the protein MTRSASFGMLLVTLAACGGQESSADSPAQGVAPQRPRAETPAVPREAPVAGADTAAASIGGGTAQSGGAVTQPGAPAAPAQPGAAPAAQPATKPAGQTAASTDDAMEILRRTEQRADAIRTLEADFVQNLRVPLLNQTQNSAGKLYQRKPDRFLMRFTQPAGDVMVADGRYFWLYYPSTDRTQVIRTSIAKGGGAVDLQRQFIGNAAARFVPTLNRSEVVDGHDSYALTLVPRQASPYKVLRIWVDKADYTVRRFEMTEENESVRRVELRNIRVNGAIPDNLFSFTPPQGTQVFDQ; encoded by the coding sequence ATGACTCGTTCCGCTTCCTTTGGAATGCTGCTGGTGACGCTGGCCGCGTGCGGCGGGCAGGAGAGCTCGGCCGATTCGCCCGCGCAGGGTGTGGCGCCGCAGCGTCCGCGCGCGGAGACGCCGGCCGTGCCGCGCGAGGCCCCTGTTGCGGGTGCGGATACGGCGGCGGCATCCATCGGCGGGGGCACGGCCCAGAGCGGCGGTGCGGTGACGCAGCCCGGCGCACCGGCGGCACCCGCGCAGCCCGGCGCCGCACCGGCTGCGCAGCCCGCGACCAAGCCGGCCGGCCAGACCGCCGCGAGCACGGACGACGCGATGGAGATCCTGCGCCGCACCGAGCAGCGCGCGGACGCCATCCGCACGCTGGAGGCGGACTTCGTGCAGAACCTGCGCGTGCCGCTCCTCAACCAGACCCAGAACAGCGCGGGCAAGCTGTACCAGCGCAAGCCGGACCGCTTCCTGATGCGCTTCACCCAGCCCGCGGGCGACGTGATGGTGGCGGACGGGCGCTACTTCTGGCTCTACTACCCGAGCACCGATCGCACGCAGGTGATCCGCACCAGCATCGCCAAGGGCGGCGGAGCGGTGGACCTCCAGCGGCAGTTCATCGGCAACGCGGCCGCGCGCTTCGTTCCCACGCTGAACCGCAGCGAGGTGGTGGACGGGCACGACAGCTACGCGCTCACCCTCGTCCCGAGGCAGGCGTCGCCGTACAAGGTGCTGCGCATCTGGGTGGACAAGGCCGACTACACCGTGCGCCGCTTCGAGATGACCGAGGAGAACGAGTCCGTCCGCCGCGTGGAGCTGCGCAACATCCGCGTCAACGGCGCGATCCCGGACAACCTGTTCAGCTTCACCCCGCCGCAGGGGACGCAGGTGTTCGACCAGTAA
- a CDS encoding YajQ family cyclic di-GMP-binding protein: MAKTATFDISSTVDLQEVDNALNQARKEILQRFDFKGSTAEIEFSKKDGTLTLLSDDEYKLQALVDVIQTKLIKRGVPVRNLDYGEVEQAFGGKARQTITLVQGISTEKGKEIVKAIKAAGFKKVSAQIQDEQVRVTSPSIDELQAVIATLKKEDFGIELSFGNFRS, encoded by the coding sequence ATGGCAAAGACGGCCACCTTCGACATCAGCTCGACCGTGGACCTCCAGGAGGTCGACAACGCCCTCAACCAGGCGCGCAAGGAGATCCTCCAGCGCTTCGACTTCAAGGGCTCCACGGCGGAGATCGAGTTCAGCAAAAAGGACGGGACGCTCACCCTCCTTTCCGACGACGAGTACAAGCTCCAAGCGCTGGTGGACGTCATCCAGACCAAGCTGATCAAGCGGGGCGTGCCCGTGCGCAACCTCGACTACGGCGAGGTGGAGCAGGCGTTCGGCGGCAAGGCGCGGCAGACGATCACGCTGGTGCAGGGGATCTCCACCGAAAAGGGGAAGGAGATCGTGAAGGCGATCAAGGCCGCCGGCTTCAAAAAGGTCAGCGCGCAGATCCAGGACGAGCAGGTGCGCGTCACCTCGCCCTCCATCGACGAGCTGCAGGCGGTGATCGCCACGCTCAAGAAGGAGGACTTCGGGATCGAGCTGTCGTTCGGAAACTTCCGGTCGTGA
- the hemL gene encoding glutamate-1-semialdehyde 2,1-aminomutase produces MSDSVSGGEGKNPARARSATLFVRAQGVTPGGVNSPVRAFRGVGGDPFFVERAAGSRLWDADGNEYIDYVLSWGPLILGHAHPAVAAAVCDAAGRGTSYGAPTAGEVELAELVREFVPSMERLRFVSSGTEATMSAVRLARGFTGRDMILKFEGNYHGHGDSFLVKAGSGVATLGLPNSPGVPAALSKLTLTAPYNDLAAVEEAFRAFPGQIACVIVEPVVGNAGFIAPDDDFLPGLRRITEADGSLLVLDEVMTGFRVAPGGAQERFGIRPDLTTLGKVIGAGLPVGAYGGRRDIMDHIAPVGPVYQAGTLSGNPLAMAAGLAQLRILRDENPYPELERRTRRLVDGLLGVGAELGMPMSGGSLGSMWGVFLAAGPIRSFEDAKASDVALFQRFYHGMLRRGVFFAPSAFEAGFLSTAHTDSDVDETIQRSREALREALA; encoded by the coding sequence ATGTCGGATTCGGTTTCGGGGGGCGAGGGCAAGAACCCGGCCCGTGCGCGGTCGGCGACGCTCTTTGTGCGCGCACAGGGGGTGACGCCGGGAGGGGTCAACTCGCCGGTGCGCGCGTTTCGCGGAGTGGGGGGCGATCCGTTCTTCGTGGAGCGCGCCGCCGGGTCGCGGCTGTGGGATGCGGACGGCAACGAGTACATCGACTACGTGCTGAGCTGGGGTCCACTGATCCTGGGGCACGCGCACCCCGCCGTCGCCGCCGCCGTGTGCGATGCGGCGGGGCGGGGGACGTCGTACGGCGCGCCCACCGCGGGGGAGGTGGAGCTCGCGGAGCTCGTGCGCGAGTTCGTCCCCTCAATGGAGCGCCTCCGCTTCGTGAGCAGCGGCACGGAGGCGACGATGTCCGCCGTGCGCCTCGCCCGCGGGTTCACGGGCCGCGACATGATCCTGAAGTTCGAGGGGAACTACCACGGCCACGGCGACTCCTTTCTGGTGAAGGCGGGCTCCGGCGTCGCCACGCTCGGCCTCCCCAACTCCCCCGGCGTCCCGGCTGCGCTGTCGAAGCTGACCCTTACCGCCCCCTACAACGACCTCGCGGCCGTGGAGGAAGCGTTCCGCGCCTTCCCCGGCCAGATCGCGTGCGTGATCGTGGAGCCGGTGGTGGGGAACGCGGGCTTCATCGCGCCCGACGACGACTTCCTCCCCGGGCTGCGGCGCATCACGGAGGCGGACGGCTCGCTCCTGGTGCTGGACGAGGTGATGACGGGCTTCCGCGTGGCGCCCGGCGGGGCGCAGGAGCGCTTCGGCATCCGCCCCGACCTCACGACGCTGGGGAAGGTGATCGGCGCGGGGCTTCCCGTGGGCGCGTACGGTGGACGGCGCGACATCATGGACCACATCGCGCCCGTGGGCCCCGTGTACCAGGCCGGCACCCTCAGCGGCAATCCCCTGGCAATGGCGGCCGGGCTGGCGCAGCTGCGCATCCTGCGGGACGAGAACCCGTACCCGGAGCTGGAGCGGCGCACTCGGCGGCTGGTGGACGGGCTGCTCGGCGTGGGCGCGGAGCTGGGCATGCCGATGTCCGGCGGGAGCCTGGGCTCGATGTGGGGCGTGTTCCTTGCCGCTGGACCCATCCGCTCGTTCGAAGACGCGAAGGCCAGCGACGTGGCGCTCTTCCAGCGGTTCTACCACGGGATGCTGCGGCGCGGAGTCTTCTTCGCGCCGAGCGCCTTCGAAGCCGGCTTCCTATCTACAGCCCACACCGATTCCGATGTCGACGAGACGATCCAGCGCTCCCGCGAGGCGCTCCGTGAAGCCCTGGCATAG
- a CDS encoding SpoIID/LytB domain-containing protein: MKPWHSAAAAFLLVAAACSPPPAAPGPIPAPLPPAAPPAAPAPAPPAPPARVPDAVTTLATPVAVGLVVDSASVEVGADDRFVVRSADGREVARVNAGETVRFSSSADGISLRTSGGRTQAGLRAPLTVEAPEGILRLRGKPYRGVFVVQQSPRGGITLVNRLDMESYLLGVVPKELGVVTPEIVEAAKAQAVAARTYAVRYLGRRSAQGFDVYATVEDQVYGGVTGETPLISEAVLGTVGEVMQYNGQPIVAYYHSTCAGRTAAIDEVWNENPIPYLVSVVDVNPATGEAFDRSSSRFTWTERWTGPELVSTLNKTLADSLRGRRITRVTDMRVLTRTPSGRVRTMTIDTDAGRFTVGKDRVRWILTPMRGGILNSSKFDARMSPDGGVVIEGGGWGHGIGMCQVGAMGRARAGQDYRTILRAYYPGTEIRKVY, encoded by the coding sequence GTGAAGCCCTGGCATAGCGCCGCCGCGGCGTTCCTGCTGGTGGCGGCGGCCTGTTCTCCACCGCCCGCCGCTCCCGGACCGATCCCGGCACCGCTGCCACCCGCCGCGCCCCCGGCCGCACCGGCGCCGGCGCCTCCCGCGCCCCCCGCGCGCGTCCCCGACGCCGTCACCACGCTGGCAACACCGGTGGCCGTGGGGCTGGTGGTGGACAGCGCATCGGTGGAGGTCGGCGCGGACGACCGCTTCGTGGTGCGCTCCGCGGACGGGCGCGAGGTGGCGCGCGTGAACGCCGGCGAGACGGTGCGCTTCTCCTCATCCGCCGACGGAATCAGCCTGCGCACCAGCGGCGGGCGCACGCAGGCCGGCCTTCGCGCGCCGCTCACCGTCGAGGCGCCGGAGGGCATCCTGCGCCTGCGCGGCAAGCCGTACCGCGGCGTCTTCGTGGTGCAGCAGAGCCCGCGCGGCGGCATTACGCTCGTCAACCGCCTGGACATGGAGAGCTACCTCCTCGGCGTGGTGCCGAAGGAGCTCGGGGTGGTCACGCCGGAGATCGTGGAAGCCGCCAAGGCGCAGGCCGTCGCCGCGCGCACCTACGCCGTCCGTTACCTGGGACGCCGCAGCGCGCAGGGGTTCGACGTGTACGCGACCGTCGAGGACCAGGTGTACGGCGGCGTGACGGGCGAGACGCCGCTGATCTCCGAGGCGGTGCTCGGGACGGTGGGCGAGGTGATGCAGTACAACGGGCAGCCGATCGTGGCCTACTATCACTCCACCTGCGCCGGCCGCACCGCCGCCATCGACGAGGTGTGGAACGAGAATCCGATCCCGTACCTCGTCTCCGTGGTGGACGTGAACCCGGCCACGGGCGAGGCCTTCGACCGCAGCTCCTCGCGCTTCACCTGGACGGAGCGCTGGACGGGTCCGGAGCTGGTCTCCACACTCAACAAGACGCTGGCCGACTCGCTGCGCGGGCGCCGCATCACCCGCGTGACCGACATGCGCGTCCTCACGCGCACCCCCTCGGGCCGCGTGCGCACGATGACGATCGACACGGACGCCGGGCGCTTCACCGTGGGCAAAGATCGCGTGCGCTGGATCCTGACGCCGATGCGCGGCGGCATCCTGAACTCCTCCAAGTTCGACGCCCGCATGTCCCCGGACGGCGGCGTGGTCATTGAGGGTGGCGGCTGGGGCCACGGGATCGGGATGTGCCAGGTAGGCGCCATGGGCCGCGCCCGCGCCGGCCAGGACTACCGCACCATCCTGCGCGCGTACTATCCGGGGACGGAGATCCGCAAAGTCTACTAA
- a CDS encoding Gfo/Idh/MocA family oxidoreductase, which produces MSPRGNVRVAVLGAGAIAQVVHLPILTRMRGVEVTAVVDKDPRTARTIAERFGVASGARDTDDVLADDTVDAVVVCTPSNRHEDNVLDALRAGKFVLCEKPLALTAAGVERVLAEEGAEGRLQVAMNQRFRADARAIRSFVQSGELGDVFYLKAGWLNRAQPRGRTWRESKAAAGGGAFMDLGIQMLDLALWILDHPKAERISAQMHRPAGSEVEDAAALLLRLEGDRVINLEASWNLLSARDRQFLHVLGSAGSASLSPLAVYREMSTGLTEVTPQLPPGRENLFTASYRSELQHFVEVVRGEQPPDSSAREHVQLLRLVEAAYRSAEERREVVP; this is translated from the coding sequence GTGAGCCCGCGCGGCAACGTGCGCGTGGCGGTGCTGGGCGCCGGCGCCATCGCGCAGGTGGTGCACCTCCCCATCCTCACCCGCATGCGCGGCGTCGAGGTTACCGCCGTGGTGGACAAGGACCCGCGCACCGCCCGCACCATCGCCGAGCGCTTCGGCGTCGCGAGCGGCGCGCGCGACACCGACGACGTGCTGGCCGACGACACCGTGGACGCCGTGGTCGTCTGCACTCCCAGCAACCGCCACGAGGACAACGTCCTGGATGCGCTGCGGGCGGGGAAGTTCGTCCTCTGCGAGAAGCCGCTCGCCCTCACCGCGGCCGGGGTGGAGCGGGTGCTGGCGGAGGAGGGCGCCGAGGGGCGGCTGCAGGTGGCCATGAACCAGCGCTTCCGCGCCGACGCCCGCGCCATCCGCTCCTTCGTGCAGAGCGGCGAGCTGGGCGACGTCTTCTACCTCAAAGCGGGGTGGCTGAACCGCGCGCAGCCGCGCGGCCGCACCTGGCGCGAGAGCAAGGCGGCGGCGGGCGGCGGCGCGTTCATGGACCTCGGCATCCAGATGCTGGACCTGGCGCTCTGGATCCTGGACCACCCGAAAGCCGAGCGCATCTCGGCCCAGATGCACCGCCCGGCCGGCAGCGAGGTGGAGGACGCCGCGGCCCTCCTGTTGCGTCTGGAGGGCGACCGCGTGATCAACCTGGAGGCGAGCTGGAACCTCCTTTCCGCGCGCGACCGCCAGTTCCTGCACGTGCTCGGCTCGGCCGGCTCCGCGTCGCTCTCGCCGCTGGCGGTGTACCGCGAGATGTCCACCGGCCTCACCGAGGTGACGCCGCAACTCCCGCCCGGCCGCGAGAACCTGTTCACCGCCTCGTACCGCAGCGAGCTGCAGCACTTCGTTGAAGTCGTCCGCGGCGAGCAGCCGCCCGACTCCTCCGCCCGCGAGCACGTGCAGCTTCTGAGGCTGGTGGAGGCCGCGTATCGGTCGGCGGAGGAGCGACGGGAGGTGGTGCCGTAA
- a CDS encoding ferritin-like domain-containing protein, which yields MSDVKDLIDGLNEDLAAEYQAVILYRTYAALVTGPNRQELRDFFEAEIPDELGHAALLADKIVALGGTPTVVPAPVPMAKNNREMLENALQGEVDTIERYTRRIEQAEAAGEIAIKIQLEDLIVDESTHRDTIRRMLMDWR from the coding sequence ATGTCGGACGTGAAGGATCTGATCGACGGATTGAACGAGGACCTTGCGGCCGAATACCAGGCCGTGATCCTGTACCGGACGTACGCGGCGCTGGTGACGGGCCCGAACCGGCAGGAGCTGCGCGACTTCTTTGAGGCGGAGATCCCGGACGAGCTGGGCCACGCCGCCCTGCTCGCCGACAAGATCGTCGCGCTCGGCGGCACGCCCACGGTGGTGCCCGCGCCGGTGCCGATGGCCAAGAACAACCGCGAGATGCTGGAGAACGCCCTCCAGGGCGAGGTGGACACCATCGAGCGGTACACGCGCCGCATCGAGCAGGCCGAGGCCGCGGGCGAGATCGCCATCAAGATCCAGCTCGAAGACCTGATCGTCGACGAGAGCACCCACCGCGACACCATCCGCCGCATGCTGATGGACTGGCGCTAG